A part of Arachis hypogaea cultivar Tifrunner chromosome 12, arahy.Tifrunner.gnm2.J5K5, whole genome shotgun sequence genomic DNA contains:
- the LOC112726623 gene encoding uncharacterized protein, protein MGDKGKRRAIAATPIGSYFKERTTTGSQPTLKSVLASKQVKHKVKLGLARWIIDARIPFNAIQSPYFQPALDGVAAIGPGFKGPSYDEMRVHLLAGLKKECQLLVEGYRSSWKRTGCTLMADGWTDQRQRTLINFLVYCPAGMSFVKSVDASDMIKTADTLFKLFAEVIEWVGSSNIVHVVTDNAANYVSAGKLIHEKYPNIFWSPCAAHCINLILKDIASLPHIADLASRASKVIVFVYNHMIFLSWLRKRKEWKEIVRPGVTRFATVFITLKSIYDHKEDLQSLVIDKYFTSHKLSKSINGKMVSSIILDSKFWEDCFTTVMLVGPLIKLLRLVDADEKPSLGIVYAGMQRAKINIKTMFRNRKYAYTPYTNILKMRWDKHLKRDLHAVAYFLNSDFFYSEGFVEKANILRSLLDLFDIETLCDDSVAAMQEIQLYRDRKGSFGRESALKAIKRLEPGEWWRLHGGSAPNLQKMAIRLLHQTSLSSGCERNWSLFEQIHSKRRNQLEHQRLSDIVYVTYNLRLQSRMHRKKKNYDPIDIQSIDTVYFWVMPDEDDPEFTHGDIECIENLIYTDNAMPSYPKDGGDVELDVNFPNVAYSSNTASFGGTSDDGGFGLPVYDGDIGTLNDNYDF, encoded by the exons AGTGTCTTGGCCAGTAAACAAGTTAAACACAAGGTTAAGTTGGGACTTGCAAGATGGATCATTGATGCACGGATTCCATTCAATGCAATTCAATCGCCTTACTTTCAACCTGCCTTGGACGGCGTTGCTGCAATTGGACCTGGTTTCAAGGGACCGTCGTATGATGAAATGAGAGTTCATTTGCTGGCCGGTCTTAAGAAGGAGTGTCAGTTGCTTGTTGAAGGTTATAGAAGCTCGTGGAAAAGGACTGGTTGTACACTGATGGCAGATGGCTGGACTGATCAAAGGCAGCGTACGTTAATTAATTTTCTAGTTTATTGTCCTGCTGGCATGTCATTTGTTAAGTCTGTTGATGCTTCTGATATGATAAAAACTGCCGATACCTTGTTTAAATTGTTTGCTGAGGTTATTGAGTGGGTTGGGTCTAGTAACATTGTGCATGTGGTTACTGATAATGCTGCGAATTATGTATCTGCTGGAAAACTCATTCATGAAAAGTATCCAAACATTTTTTGGTCTCCTTGTGCTGCTCATTGCATCAATCTTATCTTGAAAGACATAGCAAGTCTTCCTCACATAGCTGACCTTGCCTCTCGTGCTTCAAAAGTGATTGTCTTTGTTTACAATCATATGATTTTCTTGTCATGgcttagaaaaagaaaagagtggAAAGAAATTGTTCGACCAGGAGTAACACGTTTTGCTACTGTTTTCATTACTTTGAAAAGTATATATGATCATAAAGAAGACTTGCAATCATTGGTGATTGACAAATATTTCACTTCTCATAAATTATCCAAGAGTATCAATGGGAAGATGgttagttcaattatcttggatagTAAGTTTTGGGAGGATTGTTTTACTACTGTTATGCTTGTTGGTCCTCTAATTAAGTTATTGAGACTTGTTGATGCTGATGAGAAACCTTCTCTGGGTATCGTGTATGCGGGCATGCAAAGAGCCAAAATTAATATCAAGACAATGTTTAGAAATAGGAAATATGCATACACACCTTATACAAATATCTTGAAAATGCGGTGGGATAAGCATTTGAAGCGTGACCTCCATGCAGTAGCATACTTTTTGAATTCAGATTTCTTCTATAGTGAGGGGTTTGTTGAGAAGGCAAATATCTTGAGGTCTTTGCTTGATTTATTTGATATTGAAACTCTTTGCGATGACTCGGTTGCCGCAATGCAAGAGATACAGTTGTATCGAGATCGAAAAGGAAGTTTTGGAAGGGAAAGTGCATTGAAAGCAATTAAGAGACTTGAACCTG GTGAATGGTGGAGGCTACACGGTGGGAGTGCTCCTAACTTGCAAAAAATGGCAAttcgtcttcttcatcaaacatctTTATCATCCGGCTGCGAGAGGAACTGGAGCCTCTTTGAACAAATCCATTCAAAGAGGAGGAACCAATTAGAGCATCAAAGGCTAAGTGACATTGTTTATGTCACTTATAATCTACGCCTTCAATCTAGAATGCATCGCAAGAAGAAGAATTATGATCCAATTGACATTCAAAGCATTGACACAGTATATTTTTGGGTAATGCCGGATGAAGATGATCCTGAATTTACTCATGGAGACATCGAAtgcattgaaaatttaatttatacggATAATGCTATGCCTTCATATCCTAAAG atggagGAGATGTGGAACTTGATGTGAATTTCCCTAATGTTGCTTATTCTTCAAATACAGCTTCTTTTGGTGGTACTTCTGATGATGGTGGCTTTGGATTACCTGTTTATGATGGAGATATTGGAACActtaatgataattatgatttttaa
- the LOC112726625 gene encoding uncharacterized protein, giving the protein MLRGETLCNKRKSNIVLSRVTMNAEKREKKLKTKASNIIEEEVKCEDEPCSEITGCVTQATTEDAILPDNACVSSEWQQPQAMDYEILSSGQRSSVAYSGNENNAALLPMEATWRQDAGMNTECFWNSLFSSIDADPHAEFLNSVLAGDDQLYVDSGHH; this is encoded by the exons ATGTTGAGGGGCGAAACCTTATGCAACAAAAGGAAG AGCAACATCGTGTTGAGCCGTGTAACAATGAATGCTGAGAAAAGGGAAAAGAAGCTCAAGACAAAAGCAAGCAACATAATCGAAGAGGAAGTAAAATGTGAAGATGAACCATGCAGCGAAATTACTGGCTGTGTTACCCAAGCAACTACAGAAGATGCAATCCTTCCTGATAAT GCATGTGTTTCATCCGAGTGGCAACAACCTCAAGCTATGGACTATGAAATTCTCTCATCGGGACAACGATCTTCAGTGGCCTATTCCGGTAATGAAAACAATGCCGCGTTGCTTCCAATGGAAGCAACGTGGAGGCAAGATGCCGGTATGAATACCGAGTGTTTTTGGAATTCGCTGTTTTCTAGCATCGATGCTGACCCTCATGCCGAGTTCTTAAATTCAGTGTTGGCAGGGGATGATCAACTCTATGTTGATTCCGGCCACCATTGA
- the LOC140177270 gene encoding NAC domain-containing protein 14-like — MAETRVLPVGYRFRPTEEELLIHYLNNKHLGNDAEIKNTISQVDLCNFDPWDLPEQSKVKSDDQEWFFFNELKYMKNKRCNRKTNMGYWKITGKERIIKRTGTDSVIGTKRTLVFYKRPHNVKTNWVLHEYHALHQKVGSCQVRDCIGNEINSPIFFPLLLVLL; from the exons ATGGCAGAAACTAGGGTTCTACCTGTTGGATATAGGTTTCGTCCAACAGAAGAGGAACTTTTAATTCACTATCTCAATAACAAGCATTTGGGAAATGATGCAGAGATTAAGAACACTATTTCCCAAGTTGATCTTTGTAACTTTGATCCTTGGGATTTGCCAG AACAATCGAAGGTGAAATCGGATGATCAAGAATGGTTTTTCTTCAATGAATTGAAATACATGAAAAACAAGCGATGTAACAGAAAAACCAACATGGGATATTGGAAGATCACAGGAAAAGAGAGAATCATCAAAAGAACAGGGACAGACAGTGTCATAGGTACAAAAAGAACACTAGTTTTCTACAAGCGTCCACATAATGTCAAAACCAATTGGGTTCTTCATGAATATCATGCACTTCATCAAAAGGTAGGTTCTTGCCAGGTAAGAGATTGTATTGGAAATGAAATTAATTCGCCAATTTTTTTCCCTCTATTATTGGTTTTGTTGTAA